In Pengzhenrongella sicca, a single genomic region encodes these proteins:
- a CDS encoding chemotaxis protein CheW has translation MSRKAVVTGDEVVAGDEIVGDEVGGDGTTSGELDSADFVTFDMQGERYAFPMNRVNEIIRIPKVVRVPLGPVSLEGLANLRGKVLPVVNLRACCMLPVVEHNETTRVIVVDSGVPLGFVVDRVASVVSVNRDAVEPAETVQSTVQSDILVGIIKSADGEMTTVLDVDRLVGAQFAQFAHRRGSGDGTAESARSVDDDSSDELGDTVELVSFVVDDQEYALPIAQVQEIVQAPESVSRIPNAGERVLGVMDLRGRVLPVLSMRRIFGLPVTDLGAQNRIVVVPLDGGVVGVVMDTVREVLRVPSDLVAALPNVVAGAGRTTEVVSVCRLEDGHRLVSVLSLDRMFDAPGLRAELAEHVGDDAVEGTTEMDEAGVNDGRGDEELFVVFRLDDEEYAVDVDAVQEIIRVPDTLIRVPKTHDFVEGLVNLRGTVLPVVDLRTRFGLARAERDERQRIVVLFLGGTRTGFIVDSVTEVARIPRGILEPAPELSEEQARFVAQVVNLPAETRMLLVVRAEELVAAIETLAPDATPTPGGSIPKQRPAPVNSLVHETLVA, from the coding sequence ATGTCCCGCAAGGCCGTGGTGACCGGCGACGAAGTCGTCGCCGGTGATGAGATCGTCGGCGATGAGGTGGGGGGCGATGGGACGACGTCGGGCGAGTTGGACAGCGCCGACTTCGTGACGTTCGACATGCAGGGTGAGCGGTACGCGTTCCCGATGAACCGGGTGAACGAGATCATCCGGATACCAAAGGTGGTCCGAGTTCCCCTCGGGCCGGTGAGCCTGGAGGGCCTGGCCAACTTGCGGGGCAAGGTGCTGCCGGTCGTCAACCTGAGGGCCTGCTGCATGCTGCCGGTCGTTGAGCACAACGAGACCACCCGGGTGATCGTTGTCGACAGCGGGGTTCCGCTCGGTTTTGTGGTGGACCGGGTGGCCAGCGTGGTCAGCGTGAATCGGGACGCGGTCGAGCCAGCGGAAACGGTCCAGTCGACGGTCCAGTCCGACATCCTGGTCGGGATCATCAAGTCGGCCGATGGTGAGATGACCACGGTGCTGGACGTGGACCGCCTCGTAGGGGCGCAGTTTGCGCAGTTCGCCCATCGCAGGGGCAGCGGTGACGGTACCGCCGAGTCCGCCCGGTCAGTCGACGACGACTCCAGCGATGAGCTGGGCGACACGGTGGAGCTGGTCAGCTTCGTCGTCGACGATCAGGAGTACGCGCTCCCGATCGCACAGGTGCAGGAGATCGTCCAGGCCCCGGAGTCCGTGAGCCGGATCCCCAACGCGGGCGAGCGGGTTCTCGGGGTGATGGACCTGCGTGGGCGGGTGCTGCCGGTGTTGTCCATGCGGCGGATCTTCGGTCTTCCGGTCACCGACCTCGGGGCGCAGAACCGGATCGTGGTGGTGCCGTTGGACGGCGGTGTGGTGGGAGTGGTGATGGACACGGTTCGCGAGGTGCTGCGGGTGCCGTCCGACCTGGTGGCGGCGCTGCCCAACGTGGTGGCTGGAGCGGGTCGGACCACGGAGGTCGTCTCAGTGTGCCGACTCGAGGACGGTCACCGCCTGGTGTCGGTGCTGAGTCTGGACCGGATGTTTGACGCCCCAGGGTTGCGTGCCGAGCTTGCCGAGCACGTGGGTGACGACGCTGTGGAGGGAACGACGGAGATGGACGAGGCCGGGGTCAACGACGGGCGGGGTGACGAGGAGCTGTTCGTCGTCTTCCGGCTCGACGACGAGGAGTACGCGGTCGACGTCGACGCGGTGCAGGAGATCATCCGGGTACCGGACACACTGATCCGGGTACCCAAGACCCACGACTTCGTCGAGGGTCTGGTGAACCTGCGTGGCACGGTGCTGCCCGTGGTGGACCTTCGCACACGGTTCGGGCTGGCCCGGGCGGAACGCGACGAGCGGCAACGCATCGTGGTGCTGTTCCTCGGCGGGACCCGTACCGGGTTCATCGTGGACTCGGTCACCGAGGTGGCCCGCATCCCCAGAGGCATCTTGGAGCCGGCACCTGAGCTCTCCGAGGAGCAGGCGCGGTTCGTGGCACAGGTGGTGAACCTGCCCGCCGAGACGCGCATGCTGCTCGTGGTGCGGGCGGAGGAGCTGGTCGCGGCCATCGAGACGCTTGCGCCGGACGCGACGCCCACACCGGGCGGATCAATCCCGAAGCAGAGGCCGGCGCCGGTCAACAGTCTCGTCCACGAGACCCTGGTGGCCTGA